A stretch of the Sylvia atricapilla isolate bSylAtr1 chromosome 28, bSylAtr1.pri, whole genome shotgun sequence genome encodes the following:
- the NCAPH gene encoding condensin complex subunit 2: MAARTPRAAAAAAASILSPTPRALGSTGTPVLAECPGNDDERERRQRRRSRAVDSSLQGLGSPSLRPEGLQRALPQWSDTQISEHYSTCIKLSTENKITTKNAFVLHLIDYMTDILKEKNSELTNFQVAAGTLDASAKIYAVRVDSVHADAFKVLSHLGKEPAPARDPDSPQEGSSPSPEAAKKAQPRKKQNFKTIEQNLSNINVSEAGRRAEVDPMFQRAAASFDECSSAGIFLSGLRSQGSGSRLLFPSGLVPLPSSSSGSPAPPSAQPAALPGLRALLAPCLEKRRICSSLAGFQFTKWDEESHDESVSALLEKFRKSEQVFDPNLDPDSEDGEGWEPGNPSQAEFQPGSPAGDGIQEFQENGSDSCGTQSQSKRSPFTEGDIGTLSLHVSLNPGEYSYFSPRTLSMWAGPQHWRFRPRQPPAPGTSQGAEKDSRRRVPRKVFELDFQEDIDFQAHFRKTKVPITLAKSILESQSVRSTTLPADFNYNPQNMVQLFLKPLLKLSRSPDPVETLDNEAGIEDYDYDNPNDTSNFCPAPQVPDSDDDPDPDPDPSEFPGPDGHFQLSAHPESPELPGMDGNGELELIAEPQKIHKIPIQYARTAKKMDMRRLKRSMWELLTGQGAAGEGEDAGEGTDTEVAGEKVLSDLTKDLLHRLPSAMATNLSVPLAFVCLLHLANEKNLRLESTEDLSDILVRQDH; this comes from the exons GCCCGAGGGCTTGCAGCGGGCGCTGCCCCAGTGGAGCGACACGCAGATCTCGGAGCACTACAGCACCTGCATCAAGCTCTCCACCGAGAAT AAAATCACCACCAAAAACGCCTTTGTGCTGCACCTGATCGATTACATGACCGACATCCTGAAGGAGAAGAACTCCGAGCTCACCAACTTCCAG GTGGCCGCGGGGACGCTGGACGCCAGCGCCAAGATCTACGCCGTGCGCGTGGATTCCGTCCACGCCGACGCCTTCAAGGTCCTGAGCCACCTGGGCAAGgagccagcccctgccagggacCCCGACAGCCCCCAGGAAG GCTCCAGCCCAAGCCCTGAGGCTGCCAAGAAAGCTCAGCccaggaagaaacaaaacttcaaaACCATCGAGCAGAACCTGAGCAACATCAACGTGTCCGAGGCCGGGCGCAGGGCCGAG GTGGATCCCATGTTCCAGCGGGCGGCCGCCTCCTTTGACGAGTGCAGCAGCGCTGGGATTTTCCTCTCGGGGCTGCGCTCCCAGGGCAGCGGCAGCCGCCTGCTCTTCCCGTCGGGGCTGGTGCCGCTGCCGTCCTCATCCTCGGGGAGCCCTGCCCCACCCAGCGCCCAGCCTGCCGCCCTGCCGGGCCTCCGCG ccctgctggccccGTGCCTGGAAAAACGCCGGATCTGCTCCTCGCTGGCCGGATTCCAGTTCACCAAGTGGGATGAGGAGTCCCACGACGAG TCGGTGTCGGCGCTCCTGGAGAAGTTCCGGAAGAGTGAGCAGGTGTTTGATCCCAACCTGGATCCTGACAGTGAGGACGGGGAGGGCTGGGAACCTGGGAATCCTTCCCAGGCGGAATTCCAGCCGGGATCTCCGGCCGGAGACGGGATCCAGGAATTCCAGGAGAATGGCAGCGACTCCTGCGGGACACAGAGCCAGAGCAagag GAGTCCCTTTACAGAGGGGGACATCGGCACGCTGAGCCTGCACGTGTCCCTGAATCCCGGGGAATATTCCTACTTCAGCCCCCGCACGCTCTCCATGTGGGCTGGGCCCCAGCACTGGCGCTTCCGGCCCCGCCAGCCCC cagccccaggcacctCTCAGGGTGCAGAGAAGGATTCCCGGCGCAGGGTTCCCAGGAAGGTTTTTGAGTTGGATTTCCAGGAGGACATCGACTTCCAGGCCCATTTCCGTAAGACCAAG GTGCCCATAACTTTGGCCAAATCCATCCTGGAAAGCCAAAGCGTCCGGAGCACCACGCTGCCTGCAGACTTCAACTACAACCCCCAGAACATGGTGCAGCTCTTCCTCAAGCCCCTGCTCAAG ctcagcaggagccCGGATCCAGTGGAAACCTTGGATAACGAGGCCGGGATTGAGGATTACGACTACGACAACCCCAACGACACCTCCAACttctgccctgccccacag GTCCCCGACAGCGACGACGATCCCGATCCTGATCCCGATCCCTCGGAATTCCCGGGCCCAGACGGGCACTTCCAGCTCTCAGCACATCCCGAGTCTCCAGAGCTGCCGGGAATGGACGGGAACGGGGAGCTGGAGCTCATAGCCGAGCCCCAGAAG ATCCATAAAATCCCCATCCAGTACGCCAGGACAGCCAAGAAGATGGACATGAGGAGGCTGAAGAGGAGCATGTGGGAGCTGCTGACGGGGCAGGGAGCGGCGGGAGAG GGGGAGGACGCCGGGGAAGGGACGGACACGGAGGTGGCCGGAGAGAAGGTCCTGAGTGACCTCACCAAAGATCTGCTCCACAG GCTCCCTTCTGCCATGGCCACCAACCTGTCCGTGCCCTTGGCCTTCGTGTGCCTCCTGCACCTGGCCAACGAGAAG AACCTGAGGCTGGAGAGCACCGAGGACCTGTCAGACATCCTGGTCAGACAGGATCACTGA
- the ARID5A gene encoding AT-rich interactive domain-containing protein 5A, protein MEKEQEPAEEPREPSGSARPADAPGAGDGAERDEAVGKGGDVDTDKDKEDKEKEKEEEEAFLVSLYKFMKERRTPIERIPHLGFKQINLWKIYKAVEKLGAYELVTGRRLWKNVYDELGGSPGSTSAATCTRRHYERLVLPYVRHLKGEEDKPLPPSKPRRQYKVSRDDKSKRGRKEKGREQVAPDKGQPEPAAEERRRGTDGRCSPSAAPSPSAECPGACRSHGETYERLFSSFYSKGNHPIMSPLAKKKLLAQVSEAESLRCHKRHCPEARRAPSDSGPEPPRPSSGPRPAEQSSPEAPGTADRAPSAGSEAAPARSASPAGTDSPGPAVFTGYFHAYRSEGLAAGGCPPLWGCFPNLKDFLEPLPARPEEPERPQELRSGAGRPRQGPVRPSWASPGARAGRRQQREDEDDEDDEEEDEDPYGLTAKSRSVSPRAEERSAGGSRLPGAHRGLPKPRAVVAAPAVAPPPPAAFPGAALRFPGGAGPKALPLNPLLIPAFPSPLLLAAGRFPASYGSSPFPAEPWQRSRSSPHVPAFPHRP, encoded by the exons ATGGAGAAGGAGCAAGAGCCGGCAGAGGAGCCCCGAGAGCCGTccggcagcgcccggcccgcC GACGCGCCGGGGGCCGGGGATGGCGCCGAGAGGGACGAGGCGGTGGGAAAAGGTGGGGACGTGGACACGGACAAGGACAAGGAGgacaaggagaaagagaaggaggaggaggaggctttCCTCGTCAGCCTCTACAAGTTCATGAAGGAGCGGCGCACGCCCATCGAGAGGATCCCGCACCTCGGCTTCAAGCAGA TTAACCTCTGGAAGATCTACAAGGCCGTGGAAAAGCTGGGAGCCTACGAGCTG GTGACGGGCCGCCGCCTCTGGAAGAACGTCTACGACGAGCTCGGGGGCAGCCCCGGCAGCACCAGCGCCGCCACCTGCACCCGGCGCCACTACGAGAG ACTCGTCCTTCCCTACGTGCGCCACCTCAAGGGCGAGGAGGACAAACCGCTGCCGCCCAGCAAACCCCGGCGGCAGTACAAGGTCTCCAGGGACGACAAGAGCAAgaggggcaggaaggagaagggtCGTGAGCAG GTGGCTCCGGACAAGGGGCAGCCGGAGCCGGCGGCGGAGGAGCGGCGCCGGGGGACGGACGGACGCTGCAGCCCCAGCGCGGCCCCCAGCCCCTCGGCGGAGTGTCCCGGCGCCTGCAGGAGCCACGGCGAGACCTACGAGCgcctcttctccagcttctACTCCAAAGGGAACCACCCCATCATGTCCCCGCTGGCCAAGAAGAAGCTGCTGGCGCAGGTGAGCGAGGCCGAGTCCTTGCGCTGTCACAAACGCCACTGTCCCGAGGCTCGGCGGGCACCGAGCGACAGCGGCCCCGAGCCGCCCCGGCCGAGCAGCGGCCCCCGGCCGGCCGAGCAGAGCAGTCCGGAGGCGCCGGGAACCGCGGACAGAGCTCCGAGCGCGGGGAGCgaggcggccccggcccgcagCGCCTCCCCTGCGGGCACAGACAGCCCGGGCCCCGCCGTCTTCACCGGGTATTTCCACGCGTACCGCAGCGAGGGGCTGGCGGCCGGCGGCTGCCCCCCGCTCTGGGGCTGCTTCCCCAACCTGAAGGATTTTCTGGAGCCGCTCCCGGCGCGGCCCGAGGAGCCCGAGCGGCCGCAGGAGCtgcggagcggagcggggcggccccggcagGGTCCTGTGCGGCCGAGCTGGGCGTCCCCCGGGGCCCGGGCCGGCCGCCGGCAGCAGCGGGAGGACGAagatgatgaggatgatgaggaggaAGACGAGGATCCTTACGGCCTCACCGCCAAGTCACGCAGCGTGTCCCCCCGGGCCGAGGAGCGCAGCGCCGGCGGGAGCCGCCTGCCGGGCGCCCACCGGGGGCTGCCCAAGCCCCGGGCCGTGGTGGCCGCTCCGGCCGtggccccgccgccgcccgccgcttTCCCGGGAGCCGCGCTGCGCTTcccgggcggcgcggggccgaAGGCGCTGCCGCTGAACCCGCTGCTGATCCCGGCTTTCCCCAGCCCGCTGCTGCTGGCCGCCGGCCGCTTCCCCGCGTCCTACGGGAGCTCGCCGTTCCCCGCGGAGCCGTGGCAGCGCTCCCGCAGCTCCCCGCACGTCCCCGCATTCCCGCACCGGCCCTAG